Within Chlamydia pneumoniae TW-183, the genomic segment TATTTAAATAAAACCACTTCTCTGTATCGATAACGATTTCTTGAAGATCTCCCGATGAGGGTATCTCGTCATTACCTGCTAAACTTTTTTTCAAATCATCAAAAAGATCGGAGTTATCAAAAGGATCGTTTTGTGGCTTTTCTAAAGCGTTTCGACGAGAAGGAAGAAGAAGAAGGACAACTAGACCAATAAATCCAAAAAATGCTCCCGCAAAAAACCAGCCAATAACATTTCGTTTTTTCTTATCTGCTATGTAGGCAGATAGACAACCTAGAATCACATAAAATAATAAAATCGAAATAGGGAGCATAGTGCGTAGCGTACCTGAAAGATTAATAGTCTGTCACTAACGCCTATTATTTCCATGTGTTGTATTTCTCGCTAGAGAAATAGGGCACGTTTCATAAGGAAACGTAGAAAATACAAGTCTTAAATTAAAAATATCAGTTCAAGAAGAACAATTTCAGAACTTTTCTGATGCCATATAGTAGTGAAAAAGAGAAGGTAGATCTATAGACGTTAAAGTGGATAAAAAAACTCATAGGCAAGAGTGCGACTTTTTTTCTTTACTAGCAGAGCGGTAGGGGAACCTAGAAGTTGGATCTAATGGATGTAGCATATTAACCGCTGGACGATTAGACTGTCGCTAACACTTATTATTTCCACCGTGTTATATTTCTTTAGTGAAGAAATAGAGCTCATTGGAGGAGGAAAAATGGAAAAACAAAATTTAAAATTAGATGTCAAAGAGATTGAGTTTCCTGAAACGGTATTCAGCCGTGATATCGAAACTCGTGTTATCCAAGTAATTATTTTGCATTGTTTAGCAAAAATTAACGGTGTTTCCCTCCTCGGAGGAAATCTAATAGACGCTCTGTTCGGTAGAGATATCGAAAGAATGAAGGGGATCTATGTAGAACAGGATTCAAAAAATCATCTGGTCAAAGTTCGTGTCGAAGTGAACGTAGATTACGGTGTTTCTATACCAGAGAAAACAGAAGAAATCCAGGGATGCATTGTTTCAGAAATTTCAGAATATACAGGACTTCATGTGGCCGCTGTCCACGTGATCATTAAAGGGTTGACACAACCAAAAGATCGTATTGATGAAGAAATTGAAGAGGAAGTCTCTGTTCAAGATCTTCCTTCACCTGAAGACTTCTTACTTGAGAATTCTGAAGGGTAGACTTAATCAGATTTGTTGAAGTCTTTTTGCCTTGCAAGAAGCACTGCAATATCTTTCTTAGTTAGCCCAGGAATAGCTTCCAGCTCTTCCTGGGAGCTAAGCATTACCTGTTTCCAACTTTTAAATTTCTGCAACAATCGTTTTCGCTTTACCTCTCCGATTCCAGGGATTTTTTCCTGTTCAAATAAAGCCTTTCCTCTTTTTTTCCTGTGCTTACTAATCGCAAAGCGATGTGCCTCATCACGAAGGATCTGAAAAAATTGTAATAAATTAGAAGTCGGGGGAAGAGAAAAACCCTCTGGGAACGTCTCGCAGAAAATCTTCTCCTTATTTAACCCTCGACTATGATTACTTTTTTCTTTTGCGATAGTAACAACCTGAATTCCTGTAAGATTGAGAGTTTGGATTATTTTTTTTGTCTTGTTATAGTGCGTTTTCCCCCCATCAACCACAATCATATCAGGAAGAGCTGTGGTCAGTGAATGAAACCTTCGTAAGAGCACTTCTTCTAATAGAGCCAAGTCATTCTGAGTCTTTTCAGAATCTATGGAAAACGTACGATATTGCTTGGGATCGAACCCATTATTTTCAAATACAATGTACACTCCAGTAGCGTGAGCACCTTGCATATGAGCATTATCGTAGCATTCTATCCGATACGGATATTGTGACATCCGCAGTATATTTTGAAAGTCTTGGTAGGGGAGCGTTGATGAAGGAAGTGTAGTTGCTGCATACGCCTTGGCATTGCGATAGGCTAGATCAAGAAGTTCTTTTCCATATCCTGTTTTTGGAGAACGTAGGCGGGGAGGAGACTCCGCATTCAATACGTAGGAGAGAGTAGGAAATTCTAGGGGAAGAGGTGTCAGAATTTCTTTAGGAATGTAGGGTTGGCTAACATAATATTGCAAAATAAAAGAGGAGAGCAAGTCTTGATCTTCTTGAGCATTCTCAAAGAAAGAGAAATGGCGTGCCCCAAGAAGCTTCCCTGAGCGGACAGTAAGTAGCGTGAGGATGGTGCGTTGTTTATGTCTGTAAAGACCAAGAGCATCAATATTTTGAAAATGAAATTTTTCCACCTGTTGCTTTGCCATAGCTTGCTTAATTAGGGACAACGTGCGGTAGTAATTCGCAGCTTGCTCAAATTCTAAGTTATCGGAAGCCTTTTGAATCACTTTTTCTAAGTCCTTGACCACTTCTTCGATCTTTCCTTTAAGAAAGAGGATCGCCTTGTCTAAGGTTCCTTGATATTCTTCAGGAGTGCAATAGCCGACACAAGGAGCAAGACAGCGCTTCATGTCATAAAGAATGCAAGGGCGTTTCCTTAAGGCAAACTCTCGATCTGAACAAGTCCTCAGAGGAAACCATTGGCTGATAACCTCTAAGAGAGTGTGGCAGGCTTCAGCACTTACATAAGGGCCAAAAATCAATTGTCGTTGTGAAGAGGTTATCGCCTTCGTGCGGATAGCTTCCACTTTGGGCCACGAATGTGACAGGGAAATCGCAAGGCAGAAAAAGGTTTTATCATCTTTGAGCAACACATTGTATTTAGGATGGTGCTGCTTTATCAAATTGTTTTCTAAAAGGAGGGCCTCAGTTTCATTCGACACAACAATAGTTTCAATAGACGCGGTCTTTTTCATGAGAAAAGGGATGCGTTCTCGAGAGTCCCCTTTCTCATGAAAATAGGATGCTAAGCGATTTTTGAGATTTTTAGCCTTGCCAATGTAGAGGACTTGATCATGGACATCCTTCATCAGGTAGACTCCAGGAGAGGAAGGAATGAGTTTGAGAGAAAAATCCTCAATGCGCATAACTAGAATAATGTCAGTTGTTGCATCTTATCTTGAGCAGGGCGTGTAATGGATTCCGGGCCTTCTAATTGTCTTAGGATCTGCTGAGCTCTCGATACCACACAAAGGGGAAAGCCAGCAAGCCTGGCGACATGAATGCCGAAACTTTTTTGTGAATGTCCCTTGAGAATCTCATATAAGAAAACAGGCTGCCCTGCTTTATCTTTAACTCCGGCATGAAAATTTTCAACGTGCGGACAATGGTCTTCTAAAGTCGTCAATTCTTTATAATGAGTTGCAAAAAGCGTCTTAGCTTTCTTTTTGTCAGTGAAAAGGAGGTACTCTACAACAGCTTGAGCAATGGCAAGGCCATCATAAGTACTGGTTCCTCTTCCTACCTCATCTAGGATCACTAAAGAGCGGTCCGTGGCATTGTGAAGGATATTCGCAGTTTCGGCCATTTCTACCATAAAAGTAGACATTCCTTTTGAGAGGTTGTCTCCAGCGCCTATCCTGGTAAAAATTTTATCAATCACTCCGATGTGAGCTGATTTTGCAGGGATATACGACCCCATTTGAGCCATAATCACAAGAAGAGCTATCTGACGGATATAGGTAGATTTTCCTGCCATATTAGGCCCAGTAAGTAAGATCATTCGAGTTTGAGAGCCACGCATTTCAGTGTCATTGGGAATAAATTTCCCTGTGTCTACAAGAGTTTTTGCTACAGGATGACAACCACGATAAATACATAAGGTGTCACTCATATCTACACGAGGACGACAATAGCCCTGAGCATGTGCAAGATCCGCAAGAGAAATGATGTAGTCTAGATCAGCAAGACTTTGAGATAGAGCCAAAATCTCAGTGCGTAACTGTAGGATGTGTGAGCAAAGATCCTTGAAGAATTGCGTTTCTAAAGTTTGAAGTTTTTCAGAGATATTAGACATATCATCTTGGAATTGCTGCAGCTCAATAGTAGTAAACCTTTCTGCATGCAATCGTGATTGCCGACGGATGAAATCTTTAGGAAGTTGAGGAGCAAACTCGCTGCTCACTTCAATATAATATCCTAAAGCCTGAGCAAAGCAGATTTTGAGTTTTTTGATCCCTGTTTCTTTACGAATGCGTTCTTGGTATTCCCAAATCCATTCTTGAGAATGCTCTTGATTGTGGCGTAAGCGCTTTAAATCATTGTGGAACTCATCCACAAAAATATTTCCATCAGAAACTCGGAGAGGGAGGTCGCCGTTCAAGGACTTTGAAAGCAGTGCAATTAAGGAGGCTAGCTTTGTATCTAACGAGCATTTATCTATAAAGAATTCTGGAAGAGTCGCAGAAGCCAGTTGTTCGTAGATTTGAGCTCCTGCAGAAAAAGAATCTCTGAGTGTCCCGATATCTCTAGGCCCTGCCAATCCTGTGGTCACTTTGGTCATCAGTCGTTCGATATCACGTACTTGACAAAGGTACGTTTTGATATTTTTTCTTAAAGTCACTTGCCGAAGGAAAAATTCTACAGCATCTTGACGTACAAGGATCTCCTTAGGGTTATAGAAAGGACTGATCAAAATTTGACGTAAAAGTCTTCCCCCCATAGGTGTGCTTGTATGATCCATGATACGTAAGAGAGAATTTTTCCCCTGAGGATCATTCAAGGGAGCGAGGAGCTCAAGGTTCACTTGAGATGCCGTATCTATTAATAACTTTTGCTGTTTTCCACGCGTTTGGGGAATCGCAATATGTTTCGTAGGTAATAAAAGTTTATCTTGGATATAAGAGAGAAGGCCTCCAGCAGCGTTGATCGCTGGGACGAGCCCTTTCAGGCCAAATCCATCTAGGGAGGCCACTTGAAAATGCGTTGTAAGTTTTTGAGAGGCGAACTTATGTTCAAAGGCCCAGTCCGCATACGTAGATAAGGTCAGCTTGAGGTGTTGTTGCAACTGCATGACAATAGCAGTTTCTTTATTATAAAATTTGTTACACGAGAGCACTTCAGAAGGAGCAAGACGACAGATCTCGTCAACAAGCTCTTTGGTATTCTCACATTCTTCAATAAAGAAAGATCCCGTAGAAAGATCTAAACAAGCAAAACCAAACAGAGACCCGATACGATTGATAGCAACAATATAATTATTGAATTTTTCCTGGAGCAGGGTGGAGGATAGCAAAGTGCCAGGAGTGACAAATCTCTGA encodes:
- the uvrC gene encoding excinuclease ABC subunit UvrC; the encoded protein is MRIEDFSLKLIPSSPGVYLMKDVHDQVLYIGKAKNLKNRLASYFHEKGDSRERIPFLMKKTASIETIVVSNETEALLLENNLIKQHHPKYNVLLKDDKTFFCLAISLSHSWPKVEAIRTKAITSSQRQLIFGPYVSAEACHTLLEVISQWFPLRTCSDREFALRKRPCILYDMKRCLAPCVGYCTPEEYQGTLDKAILFLKGKIEEVVKDLEKVIQKASDNLEFEQAANYYRTLSLIKQAMAKQQVEKFHFQNIDALGLYRHKQRTILTLLTVRSGKLLGARHFSFFENAQEDQDLLSSFILQYYVSQPYIPKEILTPLPLEFPTLSYVLNAESPPRLRSPKTGYGKELLDLAYRNAKAYAATTLPSSTLPYQDFQNILRMSQYPYRIECYDNAHMQGAHATGVYIVFENNGFDPKQYRTFSIDSEKTQNDLALLEEVLLRRFHSLTTALPDMIVVDGGKTHYNKTKKIIQTLNLTGIQVVTIAKEKSNHSRGLNKEKIFCETFPEGFSLPPTSNLLQFFQILRDEAHRFAISKHRKKRGKALFEQEKIPGIGEVKRKRLLQKFKSWKQVMLSSQEELEAIPGLTKKDIAVLLARQKDFNKSD
- a CDS encoding DUF4339 domain-containing protein, with product MLPISILLFYVILGCLSAYIADKKKRNVIGWFFAGAFFGFIGLVVLLLLPSRRNALEKPQNDPFDNSDLFDDLKKSLAGNDEIPSSGDLQEIVIDTEKWFYLNKDRENVGPISFEELVVLLKGKTYPEEIWVWKKGMKDWQRVKDVPSLQQALKEASK
- the mutS gene encoding DNA mismatch repair protein MutS, whose protein sequence is MTEKKPTPMMEQWHQCKEKAGDSVLLFRMGDFYEAFYDDAVLLSQHLELTLTQRQGIPMSGIPVSTVDTYVDRLIGKGFKVAVAEQFGEPAKEKESKKIGPMARDIQRFVTPGTLLSSTLLQEKFNNYIVAINRIGSLFGFACLDLSTGSFFIEECENTKELVDEICRLAPSEVLSCNKFYNKETAIVMQLQQHLKLTLSTYADWAFEHKFASQKLTTHFQVASLDGFGLKGLVPAINAAGGLLSYIQDKLLLPTKHIAIPQTRGKQQKLLIDTASQVNLELLAPLNDPQGKNSLLRIMDHTSTPMGGRLLRQILISPFYNPKEILVRQDAVEFFLRQVTLRKNIKTYLCQVRDIERLMTKVTTGLAGPRDIGTLRDSFSAGAQIYEQLASATLPEFFIDKCSLDTKLASLIALLSKSLNGDLPLRVSDGNIFVDEFHNDLKRLRHNQEHSQEWIWEYQERIRKETGIKKLKICFAQALGYYIEVSSEFAPQLPKDFIRRQSRLHAERFTTIELQQFQDDMSNISEKLQTLETQFFKDLCSHILQLRTEILALSQSLADLDYIISLADLAHAQGYCRPRVDMSDTLCIYRGCHPVAKTLVDTGKFIPNDTEMRGSQTRMILLTGPNMAGKSTYIRQIALLVIMAQMGSYIPAKSAHIGVIDKIFTRIGAGDNLSKGMSTFMVEMAETANILHNATDRSLVILDEVGRGTSTYDGLAIAQAVVEYLLFTDKKKAKTLFATHYKELTTLEDHCPHVENFHAGVKDKAGQPVFLYEILKGHSQKSFGIHVARLAGFPLCVVSRAQQILRQLEGPESITRPAQDKMQQLTLF
- a CDS encoding Asp23/Gls24 family envelope stress response protein, producing MEKQNLKLDVKEIEFPETVFSRDIETRVIQVIILHCLAKINGVSLLGGNLIDALFGRDIERMKGIYVEQDSKNHLVKVRVEVNVDYGVSIPEKTEEIQGCIVSEISEYTGLHVAAVHVIIKGLTQPKDRIDEEIEEEVSVQDLPSPEDFLLENSEG